A stretch of the Acidilobus sp. 7A genome encodes the following:
- a CDS encoding MBL fold metallo-hydrolase: MEVYFVKGMSNSYITSDGVLIDAGVKLNDVVKVAEQHGIKIRYLFITHYHVDHIRYAADIAKALGCAVVAPELDSDVVEGRSRPPGGLAGLLHSLMRVKPVKADVKVKDGDEVEGYRALAAPGHTPGSTAYVKEGAMFSGDAVLSSNGRPVLPPKRYNFDQHRAEESFRKLLDLKPKVIYPGHGTPIKFMP; this comes from the coding sequence TTGGAAGTCTACTTCGTGAAGGGCATGTCTAACTCCTACATAACAAGCGACGGGGTTCTCATAGACGCTGGCGTCAAGTTAAACGACGTCGTTAAGGTCGCGGAGCAACACGGAATAAAGATAAGGTACCTCTTCATAACGCACTACCACGTTGATCACATCAGGTACGCCGCTGACATCGCCAAGGCCCTTGGCTGCGCAGTAGTGGCGCCGGAGCTGGACTCCGACGTGGTGGAGGGCAGATCAAGGCCTCCAGGGGGCCTGGCAGGCCTCCTCCACTCCCTAATGCGTGTGAAGCCTGTTAAGGCTGACGTGAAGGTTAAGGATGGTGATGAGGTGGAGGGATACAGGGCCTTGGCAGCCCCTGGCCACACGCCTGGCAGCACGGCCTATGTGAAGGAAGGAGCTATGTTCAGCGGCGACGCCGTGCTCAGCTCAAATGGGAGGCCTGTGTTGCCTCCAAAAAGGTATAACTTTGACCAACATAGGGCTGAGGAGAGCTTCAGAAAGCTCCTAGACCTAAAGCCTAAGGTTATATACCCCGGTCATGGGACGCCTATAAAGTTCATGCCCTAA
- a CDS encoding single-stranded DNA-binding protein — protein MQVKDLAPGINVDSLTVKVVKVEEPRSVSGRDGMTHRVADALVGDETGSIVMTLWDKNIEAVRPGAVISVRNGFVGTFKGHMRLNLGREGTMRESDVQIENVNTSNNLSDKVVEESRPRGGFGARGGFGGRRSRRF, from the coding sequence GTGCAGGTTAAGGACCTGGCTCCTGGCATCAACGTTGACAGCCTCACAGTGAAGGTTGTCAAGGTTGAGGAGCCAAGGAGCGTGAGCGGAAGGGATGGCATGACTCACAGGGTTGCGGACGCCCTGGTAGGCGACGAGACTGGGAGCATAGTCATGACGCTATGGGACAAGAACATAGAGGCCGTAAGGCCTGGCGCTGTGATAAGCGTAAGGAACGGCTTCGTGGGTACCTTCAAGGGCCACATGAGGCTGAACCTTGGCAGGGAGGGCACTATGAGGGAGTCCGACGTTCAAATAGAGAACGTGAACACCTCCAACAATCTCTCCGACAAGGTGGTTGAGGAGTCCCGGCCCAGGGGAGGCTTCGGAGCTAGGGGAGGCTTCGGGGGCAGAAGGAGCCGCAGGTTTTAA